The genome window TGCCAGTCCGCTCGGGCTTGGGACCGTAGAGGGCGGCGTCACGGCGCATGCGGGAGACGACCGTGGTGCGTTCGAGACCCACGCCCGCCAGCGTGGCGTAGGCGCCGTCGGCGCACAGCACGAAGGTGGCCTCGGGGAAGATGGTGGCGATCTCGGCCATCATCTCCGCTGCGAGCTCGGGCATGGTCGGCCGGTCCTTTACGTGCAGGCGGAACGCCACCGGCAGGCAGAGCGGCATCCCGCCCCACGGCGGGGTCACCCGCACGCCCATCACCACCAGGTTGAGCCCCCGTGCGTACACGACACGGCTCTTGGTCGAGCGCACGGCGTCGCGCCAGACGCCTGCGCCGGCGACCTTGGGGCCGGCACGGTGAAAGAGGGTGTCGTCCAGGTACAGCACCAGCCGACCCTCGGCGACGGCCAGGCGCACCACCAGGCGGGACAGCACCACGAAGGACTGCCGAAGCGACCAGGCGCTCTCGCGGATCAGGCGGTGGTACGCATCGTGAGCCCCACGGGTGGCGGGGTCCATGACCGCCACCATCTGGACGATCGTGCGCCGGGCGGTGGTGAGCACCCAGACCGACATGAGGTCGCAGAACAGCACCACCGACGATGCGGTCACGAAAGCCTCGGCCACCGAGGACGTGATCGCCAGCCAGGCCTGCTGGCGGCGACTCACGACTTGCGCGTCGTGCGCTCGGCTGCCCTTCTCGCCCGCAGTGCCGCCACGCCACGATCGGCGTCGCGGTCGAGTGCCGACTTGGCGCCGTTGTAACGCTTGAGGGCGGCCCGAACCTCGGCGACGTCGCCCGCAGAGAGCGTGAGCGTCTTGGTGCGACCGTCCTCGGGATAGGCGAGCGCCGGCGTCTCGTGCAGCTCGCCTGCAGCACAGCGGCAGCTGGCGCGACCGCAGCGACGCCGCAGGGTGTAGAGCACCCCGCGCACCACGAGGGGATCCGGCACCTTCCTGATCGGGCGAGCGTACACGGGAGGCTCCTTGCTGTAGGCTATCTACCTACAGCACAGGACACCAGGCCCGCCGTCTGCGGTGGTGGATGGTGCAGCGGGTGAGAGCACGCCATCCCAGGTCGTGGGCGATGATGGGGCGGTGCCCGGCCGCGTCGCCCGCTTCGACCCCCATCCCGCCACCGAAGCCGGCTACCAGGCGGCCCGGCGCCACCTCCGGCGGGCCTTCACCCGCTGGTCGACCGCCACCGGATCCTCCTTCGGGCCCGACTGCTTCGAGGAGCTGGTGCACTACAAGTGGGGGTACATGGACGGGCACCTCACCCGCTGGCGATGCGCGGACTTCGACGAGGTGCTCCTCGAGCTGTTCCCCGCCAAGGTCATCGTGGAGGCCGAGAACATGGGCGACGTCGTCCCCGAGGCGCAGACCTTCGTCACGTTCCTAGCGGAACCTTCCGGGCTATCTCGTGACGAGGACTCATTTGCCCAGGTAGATCATTGTTTTCGTGGTAGCGGTCTGTAGTACCTAGCTCCCTGTCTGCCTCATCGTTTCGGTGCGTAGGCCTCGAGCCCGAAGAGGTCGTAGAGGCGGCTTTGGGTGGCGTCTTTCTCGGTGAGCATCCGCCGGGCACGAGGGCGTCCACGCTCGCCCTGGTAGAGAAGGAGCGTCTCTTCGATCCCCGCGAGGCTCGAGAGCAGCGCTCGGACGGACAGGTGCAGCCCCGCCTGGTGCGCCTCGCGCACCATGAGCCGGGCGGCCATGAGCGCGAGCACGCAGTACAGGGCGTGGACGCGGATCTTGGATTCGGTGAAGTGGAACATCGGCGAGAACGAGACGACCTTCGGGTCCTTCATCTGGCGGAAGTCACCCTCGACCGCCTCCTGGGAGCGGTAGTCGGCGACGATCGTCCTTGTTCCCGCCGCATCGAGCGTCTTGTCGCTGAATAGGATCCGCTTGCCGAACAGCTCCTCTTCGAGCTTGGCTCGGGCGTCCTCGTCGACGGCGAAGCTGAGGCGTAGCTCGGCTGGCTCCTCACCGACAAGGGTGGTCGTCATGACCCGTGACACCCAGCGCGGGGCGAGCATGGCAGCGATCTCGGCCTCGACCTTCTCTTTCGCCTTTCGGGTCTTTCCCCGGGCGAGGCGGGCTTGGATCTCTGCAAGCTGGCGATGCGCCTTTGCAAGGGTCTGGACAAAGCCCCGGGACTGCTTTTCGTGCAGACCGTTCGAGTGGCAACAAACGAGGCGGCGCCGTTTTCCGAAGACGACCTTTGTGGTCTCGAAGGCGACAAGGCCGGGGAAGGCGTCCTCGTCGACGCTGCTGTAGGCGTCCTTTGGAACCGCGAGGAGCTCAGGGTGATCAGAAGGGGGCAGCGAGCCGACGAAGTGCAGTGGTGAGCCGTCGAGCAGTTCGTAGTTGTCGTCGGAGTTCTGCCCGGCGTCGTACACGAGGGTGAGGTCGCCGCCTGTGCCCACAGCGCCGTCGGGCAGGGGGAGCATCGCGAAGCGGGCGACGAGCTCGCTCACCATTGCCCCGAACTGGGTGACGTCGGGCTTGTTGCCCGGGTAGGCGTGGGAGATCAGAGGAACTCCACCGTCTGTCGAGACGACGAGTCCGAGCCCACAGATGCGCAGGTCGTTT of Acidimicrobiales bacterium contains these proteins:
- a CDS encoding transposase translates to MSRRQQAWLAITSSVAEAFVTASSVVLFCDLMSVWVLTTARRTIVQMVAVMDPATRGAHDAYHRLIRESAWSLRQSFVVLSRLVVRLAVAEGRLVLYLDDTLFHRAGPKVAGAGVWRDAVRSTKSRVVYARGLNLVVMGVRVTPPWGGMPLCLPVAFRLHVKDRPTMPELAAEMMAEIATIFPEATFVLCADGAYATLAGVGLERTTVVSRMRRDAALYGPKPERTG
- a CDS encoding DUF6788 family protein; translation: MYARPIRKVPDPLVVRGVLYTLRRRCGRASCRCAAGELHETPALAYPEDGRTKTLTLSAGDVAEVRAALKRYNGAKSALDRDADRGVAALRARRAAERTTRKS
- a CDS encoding IS1634 family transposase — encoded protein: MAFIVGKKQDGKTYYYLAESARVGGEPRIVSQRYLGSAEEIAARLSESGPGEPDRSRHLAFGDVAAVWEMLCRLRVAEIVDEVVGPRRSDAGASVGTYIALATLNRVVDPCSKLAFSDWWDTTAGDRWLRLSPGALDHRRFWEAMDAISEEQIKEIERRIVAAMVETFAVDLSGLVLDMTNFATWIDSGNDRAPIAQRGHSKQKRNDLRICGLGLVVSTDGGVPLISHAYPGNKPDVTQFGAMVSELVARFAMLPLPDGAVGTGGDLTLVYDAGQNSDDNYELLDGSPLHFVGSLPPSDHPELLAVPKDAYSSVDEDAFPGLVAFETTKVVFGKRRRLVCCHSNGLHEKQSRGFVQTLAKAHRQLAEIQARLARGKTRKAKEKVEAEIAAMLAPRWVSRVMTTTLVGEEPAELRLSFAVDEDARAKLEEELFGKRILFSDKTLDAAGTRTIVADYRSQEAVEGDFRQMKDPKVVSFSPMFHFTESKIRVHALYCVLALMAARLMVREAHQAGLHLSVRALLSSLAGIEETLLLYQGERGRPRARRMLTEKDATQSRLYDLFGLEAYAPKR